CCATTCGTTTGTACGTCTTTACCTTAACAGGTTTCCATACTGTTCATGTGAACTGATAGAGGGCGAAGACATCTACAGATGGAAATCTCCGGCAGCCTCAGGCTGATAGAGAATCTCTTGAATTTTTAACTTCCTCGTCCCAATAGGGACCTGCCATTCAATACTGTCCCCGACCCTATACCCGAGAATGGCCGTTCCAATCGGGGCAAGAATAGAAATCTTTCCTGTCGCAGTATCCGCATCACGCGGAAAGACCAACGTATACTCCAACTCTTCCCCTTTGCTCATGTCTGATAGCCGGACGCGTGAGTTCATCGTGACGACATCAGCTGGAATATCCTTTGGGAGAACGATATATGCCCGATCCAATTCTTCCATTAAGCTTTCCAGATGAATGCTGGTATTTTTGCTACCTTTGAATGTTTGCCAGACTCCTAAGAGTTCAGTGAGTCGATTCAGGTCGAATTCCGTAACATAAATGTCCCGGCGGTCCATCGCATGACTCCTTAAAAGATCAATTTGGGTAACCGAAAAATCTAGGGCATCCACATGGGAGAGGATACCACAATAATCCAGGCGATCGAATTATGGTAATGGAGCAGGCCATAAACGGGGCATGAAAACTATTACGGCCATTTCCAATCTTTAATTTCCGGGATATCGCCGCCGTACTGGGCGATGTACGTTTTATGATCAATCCTTTTATTGCAAAACGCCTGCTTGCGAGGAAGGCCCACCGCAACCAAGGTCTCCAGAATAGGACGATCTTTCTCACAGGCCAAGATCACATCAGGTTCGCCACCTTTGTCGGTACCGGCCCATTCCCAAATCCCGATACCGGCCGTACAATGCCTGATAGCCGCGTCCATGCGCTGAAGCTCTTCCTTAGTCACTGCTGATTTTTTGGGTACACCGGGTTTTCATCTTCTTTTTCTTCATTTCACCCTTTTATCAACATCAGTCATTTCCCTTTGTACGAAACACAAATTATTGTGATCTCTCCTCTCCGGGTATCCCCAAATCCCTTCCGATGCCTACTCGAAAGCCATTCCGACTCACGACCCAGTCGTCAAATTTTCAGATCGGGTGTTCTGAATTTCAGAATAATCCGAAACACAGATTTCTCCACTTCGACCAGCAAATAAATCACCGCGCCAATTCCGATAATTCGAAGCCAGGCAAGTCCATCAATGGCGGTTGTATGAAAGAGCGTCTGCATCACTTCGGTATAGGTAAAGAAGCCTTGCATGCCTAATACCATCCCTATGGTCAGGGGAACATAGGGGTTTCCAAACAATCCGTTACGGGACAGCACCGAACCATAAAACGACCGGGCATTTAATAAATAAAAGGCTTCAAAGACCACCAGCATGTTGACGGCTATCGTCCTCGCGGTTTCGATAGATGCCCCCTGGTCTGTTTCCCATAGGAACAATCCAAACGTGCCGGCCACCGCTAAGGTGGACACAAAGCCGATTCGCCACAGCAGAAACCGCGACAAAATGGCTTCCCCGGGGCTTCGAGGAGGACGTCGCATAACATCCGATTCAGGAGGTTCGACAGTTAAGGACAAGGCCAGTGTCACGGCGGTGATCATGTTCACCCACAGGATTTGTACGGGCGTAATCGGCAGCATGGTTCCTAACAGAATGGCGGATACAATCACTCCGGCTTCGGCGACATTGGTGGGAAGAATAAACAGAATGGACTTTTGAATGTTGTCATAGACCCGACGACCTTCCTCGACGGCATGGGCAATGGAGGCAAAATTATCATCGGCCAGCACCATTTCCGCCGCTTCCTTCGCCACTTCCGTTCCCTTGACTCCCATCGCCACTCCGACATCCGCCCGCTTGAGTGCCGGCGCGTCATTCACCCCATCTCCGGTCATGGCCACCACTTCCTCATCGGCCTGGAGAGCTTGCACAAGCCGTAGCTTATGCTCCGGACTTGTCCGGGCAAAAATATCGATATCCCGAACAACACGCTTCAGTTCCTCATCGCTCAACGTTTCCAGTATCTGTCCCGAGAGAGCCTGTTTCCCATCTCCGATGTGCATCTGCAAGCCGATCGTTCTCGCCGTCACAAGATGATCGCCGGTAATCATTTTGACCCGAATCCCGGCTTGTTGACATTGCCGCACCGCTTCAATGGCTTCAGCCCGTGGGGGGTCAATAATGCCGAAGAGGCCTAACATCGTCAGGCCCTGCTCCACATCTCGAAATCGTAACTCTCGATGTTCGTGATTCGTAGATGCAAAGGCCACTGCCAGCACTCGCTGACCCCGACTCGCCATCTGCTCGATCCGATCGTGCCACGACCGGCTATTCAAAGGATGATCTTCCCCCAGGCTGCGCTGAAACGCGCACATTTCCAACACGCGTTCAGGGGCACCCTTGATATAAATAAATCCATGCCCGGCATGGTCATGATGTAACGTCGACATAAACCGATGTTGGGATTCGAAGGGGATCACATCAGTCCTGGGACACATCTCCAGTTCGAAGTGGATATCCAGAGCCGCTTTTCGTGCCAACGTCACCAAGGCCCCCTCCGTCGGATCGCCATTGATCCGCCAGACCCCATCCACGTGGGACAAATCCGCATCGTTACACAACATTCCGGCACGAGCGAGCTCCATCACGTCCGGAAGATCAGTCAGCACGATCGGGTTGCCAAGCAAAGAAAACCCCCCATGCGGATCATAGCCGACACCACTGACCTCCACGGTATAGGCCGCGGTTGCCAGCGTTTGAACGGTCATTTCATTTCGTGTCAGCGTGCCGGTTTTATCTGAACAAATAACGGTCACAGAGCCCAGGGTTTCAACCGCCGGCAACCGTCGGATAATCGCTTGGCGTCGGGCCATCGCTTGCACCCCGATGGCAAGCGTGATGGTCATAATAGCCGGAAGGCCTTCAGGAATGGCGGCAACGGCTAATCCTACGCTGGCAAGAAACATGTCACTGAACCCATACTCCCGGAACAATACTCCAAAAAGGAACACACCAACCGCTCCGATCACGATGGCCAGGCTTAACCGGCTCCCGAATTCTCCAATCTTTCTGAGAAGCGGCGTGGTTAATGTCTGCACCCTGGCCAGCAAGGTGCTGATCCGTCCAATCTCCGTGGCATCTCCGGTGGCGACCACCACCCCGGTTCCCGTCCCATAGGTCACCAGAGTTCCCGAATAGGCCATGCCCTTTCGATCACCAATAGTCGCGGTTTCCGGCACCGGGTTCATGTGTTTCTCAACCGGGACGGACTCACCGGTCAAGGCGGCTTCTTCAATGCGCAAATCTTTCACCTTCAGAAGACGCAGATCCGCCGGGACTTTGTCCCCGGATTGGAGAAACACAATATCCCCAGGTACCAGGCTTTCCGCCGGAATGGGGCAACGGGTTCCATTACGAAGACCGCAGGCTTGCACGGACAACATCCGGCGAATGGCATCCATTGCCCTTTCAGCTTTCCCCTCCTGAAGGAATCCGATAACGGCATTGATGATTACCACGCCCAGAATCACACTGGTATCCACCCAATGACCCAGAATGGCAGTCACGACACCCGCTCCCAGAAGGATATAAATTAAAATATTGTGGAACTGGGCGAGAAACCGCTGCCAGGAGGATTGCTTTTTAGGTGGACGTAATCGATTAGGGCCATAGAGCGCCAGACGTTGGGCAGCGACTTCCTGTGTTAAGCCCCCCACTTGACTGGCCACTGTCTTGAGGACAGATTCTCCATCCATGGCATGCCAGCATAGGTTTGACTTGTTTTGATCGGATACCGACATCGCGCTCCTTTTAATTGAGGATAAAACCACACATAAGAAACAGGTTTAGAATGCCTCACCTCACCAGCAGACGGCCCTGACCATTGCTTCCTTTACCCTTAGATGGCCTTAAGTCTTCCTGAAGAGGGAAAATGGATCACGCATCAACTTTTTTTCCGGATCTGCCAGGGCGTGTGAGCAACACCGAACATGGCGCATAGCGAGCAATTTTTCTGACGACTCCTCCCAATGGAACCGGCTTACCCCCCGCAAATCCTTTTGATCCCACCAAGATCAATTTTGCCTTCGAACGCTCGGCAATTTTGACAATTTCTTCAGCAGGATCTCCCTTGGTCAACACCGTATCGACTTTCATTCCGAGTCGTTCGACTCTCTGGCTCATCTCGTCCAAATGAGCGGCGCCGTCCTTTTCCGCCTTCTCAAGCAATTGTTCTCCCAATTGCTTAAATTCGGCTTTTCCTTTTCCCCAATACCAGCCTTCCAGGAAGGCGGGCTTTCCCACCACATGCGTCACCGTGACCTTAGGAGGCGTTTTGCCCTTCAACAGACCAAGCATCTGCATAGTACTCAGAGCAACAGCTGAGCCATCGGTGGCGAGAATAATTTTTGCGGCCGTTTTCCCCATCATCACGTGACTTAATTTTTCACGAACCAATAGCACGGAACACGAAGCTTCCCTCATCACCCAATCACTGGTGCTTCCAAGGAGAAATCGCTTGACATTTGACAAACCCCGTGTCCCAATGATGACCAGGTCAATCTGATAATCCTTGACTGCCTGTAAAATTTCCGCTCCAGGAAGCCCTTCCACTACGATGTTCTTAATGTTCAGAGAGCTTTCTTTGAGCATGTCCATTTTGGTTTGCTCAAGGAAAAACTTTGCCTCGGTTATCAGTTGTCCTCTCGCCTGGGCAATCACTCTATCCCAACTCGATGGTCCTCCCGAGGGCACAATAGAGGGGGCATCCTTCATTTCAATCACATGCATTAAATAAATTTCGGATTTTTTTGGCCAGTCCATCGACTTCACAAATCGGATGGCCTCCTTCGCATGTACTGAATAATCAACCGACACCAGAATTTTCATCCGTCTCTCCTTTCCTCAAGAAACCCGTCTTGTCTATCCGTTCAAACCTGCGTGGTCATTGGCCGTCGATCAAATAAATCTGTCAGGTCACGGAGTCGGGTTCCAACATTCTCCGGCAACTGCCCGGGGTGAACCCGCCACTCCCAGTTCCCTTTGAGCGTGCCGGGGCGATTCATCCGGCATCCACTCCCCAAACCCAATACGTCCTGAAGCGGAACCATGGCGAGTTGGGCAACAGAGCTCATGGCCAGTCGAATCACATCCCAATGAACGTCTCGCCCGTCGGTACCAAGATAGCGCAATACACTCACACGCTCCTCCTTGATCTCCTCTTTGGATTGGGTAGTTTCCTTCCCCGGTTCAGCGGTAAACCACCCGACCGTCGTATTATGGTCATGAGTGGCCGTATAAACGATGGAATTCCGAGTATAGTGATGGGGTCGATAGTAATGGGCTTTGGGATCGGTGCCGAAAGCCATTTGTAAAATTCGCATACCGGGAAAACCACAGGAATCCCGTAACGCCTCAACCTCCGGAGTGATCACACCAAGGTCCTCGGCGATCACCGGCAAATCACCAAGTGCGGCTTTCACGGCTGCAAACAATTCGCCTCCCGGACCTTTCACCCATCGACCATGGATGGCATGAGGTTCAGAAGCCGGGATTTCCCAATAAGCTTCAAACCCCCGGAAATGATCCAATCGAATCTTATCGACAAGAGCAAGATTGGCACGAAATCGATCGATCCACCATTGATAATCAGACCCGGCTCTCACGTCCCACCGGTAAATCGGATTCCCCCACCGTTGTCCTGTTGCGCTAAAATAGTCCGGCGGCACCCCGGCCACCACGGACGGTTGACATTGGTCATCCAAATAAAATGAATCAGGATGCGCCCAGACGTCTGAACTATCATGAGCAATATAAATCGGGAGGTCCCCGATAATTCTGACTCCCCTGGCATGAGCATACTGTCTCAGAACGGACCATTGGTGAAAAAACAGATACTGAAGAAACTGATGAAAATCTATGTTATCTCTGAGGCGACGACTGCATTCCTGCAAGGCTTTAGGATCTCGAACAATCAATGGCTTTTCCCATCGAGTCCATGCTTGCCCCGCATAGCTTTCCTTCAAAGACATAAAGAGGGAGAGGTCTTCTAACCAGGAGGCATGCTTTTCACGAAACAACAAAAAGGCTTGGCGATGTTCGGCTGGAGGATTGGCTTTAAACTGCTCAAATGCCTGTTCGAAGATTAGGTGCTTTTGCGTTATGACCAGAGGGTAATCCACACGTTCAGCTGGAAAGGGAGGAGGCCGCCTCGCATCGGATGCCGATATAAATCCATCCTCCACAAGTTTTTCCGGGCTAATGAGTAAGGGGTTTCCTGCAAAGGCGGAAAAACACATGTAGGGGGAATTGCCATATCCGGTCGGACCCAGTGGCAACATCTGCCACCAACTCTGACCTGCGGCCTTTAGAAAATCGACAAATTGATAGGTTGCGGGTCCTAAATCCCCGATGCCCCATCCCTCCGGGAGAGACGTCGGATGTAATAAGATTCCACTTCCTCTAACCAGATTCACCATAATCCCGAGTTAAATGCGCTGAAAAACTGTTGAGTAAAAAGATTAAGATGAACCTCAGGCTTTCCTGACTCTTGGTCATACCTGCAAAACACTGTCGAGATGGTCGGCAGGCAATCTTGAGTTGGAGGTTCACCTTTCAGGGTGCGTGCTTTTGGGTCTTTTTGGGTCGCTTCTTGGAAACGCTTTCAGGAGCGGGCTTCACTTGGCTTTCCCCTGATGAGAAGGTTTTGACGGTATGGATAATTTGCCGCTCAGCCTCAAGCCAATCGTCCATGTCCTTCCCTTTCGTCCGGCCTCGTGCCTCATACAATTCAAATGCGCGTTTGGCAATGCTTGAGTGTAATGCCAATTTAATTGCAGACTCCACCTGATCAAGATTCACCGCTCCGCCATCGCCTTGAAATCCTCCGATCACCTGGTCGACGCCAAGCTGGGACGCCTGTGACATTAATGAACGCACCGAGGTTCCGGCCAGCGCCACAATTCCTCCATGATAATGTTGGGCTCGTAGGTCCTTTAGCACGTTGAGTCCATTTGGTTCCGCCACATACATATCCAACACGACCACTAAGGGGGATTTTTCCTTTACCAGGGGAACCACATCCTGCCTATGAGGAGGAATACAGACTTCATATCCCTTTTCAGAGAGAAAAGCCGAAATCTTTCCTCGAAATTCCTCGTGAAAGGTCACAATCATAATCATCAAGAAATAACCTCCCTCTCAAAATCCTACGAAACTACTCATCCACTATTTCATGGTAGATAGTACAAATTCTATACCATTTTCATTTTGTAAATACATTAATGTACTTTCTCTGCAACTCAAACAGCACGGTGAGTGGATGTGCAGAAAGTAAAATCCCTCATAGAGGCAAATTGCCCCATATTAGGATAGTAATGGAACCCCTTTTAGAGGAATTTCTACACACAATTTTCAGACTCCGGAGATTAATTTTTGGCAGAATCGTACGCTTCGGCTCTTTCAACCAACACCACAGTCAGCCAGCCCGTGATTCTCAATGGACAAATGGTCGCCTCTGCGCCACTGCTTATTCAGGTCCAGGAGGTCTTTTTTTCCAGCCTTTCACCAAAACAACAAAGCCGATCACCCCGATAATGAGCGCGAGTCCGCCCAGTAACATTAAAGCATCCATGTATTTGTCTCCTTACGTTTTACCACATCCCTCTTTTCAACCTTCCTGGCAATTGATGCGAGAAGTATGCGAGATGCAAAATCAGGAAAAAATCATTTAAGTCAATGATTGGACAAACACTCAGGACAGGTATCGCCGGTCGATTCCGGCCTCCGGACTTTTGTTTTCTCTTTCCTCACGGACCGCTGATTCGAAATAACTCCTTCCACAATCAACCAGGAAAGGCATTCTTTCGCTACCCAAAAAATTCAAAGGTTCCTTTGCCTGAGAGGTTTTTTCCATCAGCATCCTTTGTCACCAATTTAAAAGATCCTTTAATTTTGGAACCAGACAATTTCGTTCCATCAGCGGGGATGGTTTCCAAGGCCAGAGTTCCTTCTGTATCGAACCCAAAAGAAGTAAGTTTCCCGTCAACTATTCTCTCAATTTGAACTTCAAAATTTCCACCCAACTCCATTGGATCGGCTGCGACCAATTTTTATGTGCCGGATCCCGTCCTGGCTGGGATCCTGAAGGTTACCAACGGATCTTTCATTGGCGATCAAATAATACCCCGAACGCACGCCGTTAACCGTATGTTGCGAGCGCAGATATGCCGCGACCCCGGTCCAGATATGTCAGCATTCACAGTCCCGGAGACCTTTCCTATGATTCCTGACTGCTTAACATCCGGCAACCAGAAGCAGTGGGAGCCAGACTCCAAAAATAAAATTTTGCGAAATGATGTCATAATGGAATCCAATTCAGTATATGAGAAATGGATGGATGAACAGTTACCTCCTTATGACCATGGAGACCTCCGCAAGAACCCGAAGAGGCCGGGCCACAAGGGTTTGTGTGTACTTGCTACTAGTTAACCAATAGCAAAAGAGAATGGGAAGAGGGTAAATCCTGACAAAATATTTGTCATGTACGATCAAACGCCCAATTGACGCCGAGCAAAAGACAAAAAATTCATTTCATAAATAAAAAGCGCAGAATACCCCTCAACCTGATGAGGGGGGGAGGAATGCGCAAATGCCACAAGAAAACACATCTAAAAGATGCCCCTCAGATTGCTGTCAGGAGCTTCACTCAGGACCATGAAGCTTGGGATCTTCCAGTTACGCGTGGTCAGGATGGTGAATGGGCGCTAACAATATGCTCCTCAACTCAATAGGATCCATGATGAATTGCTGCTGGCCGTGGAACAATTGAAGGATCTGCCGACTCCTCCGGGTGCTCTGCCTGATTCACCCCTCACAATTCGGTTCCTTAAAACTTCCCGCCAACAAATTCTAGATTTTCTTTTAGTGCCTAAATCCCTATAGTATGTTTTCCCCTCGATGCGTGAAAATCCCATGCTAATTTGCTGATTTGTATGTTGCCAATAAACACTATCTTTCAGGAAGTCGCTGCCCTGTTGCTCCTGACAGCGGTGATTGGAGCGCTGGCAGCGGGCTTGCGCCAGCCATTGATCGTCGCCTTTATCGCGGTCGGAATCATGAGTGGTCCGTCCGGATTCAATTGGCTACATTCAGCCGATCAAGTGGACTTATTAGCCAAAATCGGCATCACCCTTCTCCTGTTCATGGTCGGCTTGAAGCTGGATCTGCATTTGATTCGCTCAAT
The Nitrospiraceae bacterium DNA segment above includes these coding regions:
- the rnk gene encoding nucleoside diphosphate kinase regulator; protein product: MDRRDIYVTEFDLNRLTELLGVWQTFKGSKNTSIHLESLMEELDRAYIVLPKDIPADVVTMNSRVRLSDMSKGEELEYTLVFPRDADTATGKISILAPIGTAILGYRVGDSIEWQVPIGTRKLKIQEILYQPEAAGDFHL
- a CDS encoding cation-transporting P-type ATPase, which gives rise to MSVSDQNKSNLCWHAMDGESVLKTVASQVGGLTQEVAAQRLALYGPNRLRPPKKQSSWQRFLAQFHNILIYILLGAGVVTAILGHWVDTSVILGVVIINAVIGFLQEGKAERAMDAIRRMLSVQACGLRNGTRCPIPAESLVPGDIVFLQSGDKVPADLRLLKVKDLRIEEAALTGESVPVEKHMNPVPETATIGDRKGMAYSGTLVTYGTGTGVVVATGDATEIGRISTLLARVQTLTTPLLRKIGEFGSRLSLAIVIGAVGVFLFGVLFREYGFSDMFLASVGLAVAAIPEGLPAIMTITLAIGVQAMARRQAIIRRLPAVETLGSVTVICSDKTGTLTRNEMTVQTLATAAYTVEVSGVGYDPHGGFSLLGNPIVLTDLPDVMELARAGMLCNDADLSHVDGVWRINGDPTEGALVTLARKAALDIHFELEMCPRTDVIPFESQHRFMSTLHHDHAGHGFIYIKGAPERVLEMCAFQRSLGEDHPLNSRSWHDRIEQMASRGQRVLAVAFASTNHEHRELRFRDVEQGLTMLGLFGIIDPPRAEAIEAVRQCQQAGIRVKMITGDHLVTARTIGLQMHIGDGKQALSGQILETLSDEELKRVVRDIDIFARTSPEHKLRLVQALQADEEVVAMTGDGVNDAPALKRADVGVAMGVKGTEVAKEAAEMVLADDNFASIAHAVEEGRRVYDNIQKSILFILPTNVAEAGVIVSAILLGTMLPITPVQILWVNMITAVTLALSLTVEPPESDVMRRPPRSPGEAILSRFLLWRIGFVSTLAVAGTFGLFLWETDQGASIETARTIAVNMLVVFEAFYLLNARSFYGSVLSRNGLFGNPYVPLTIGMVLGMQGFFTYTEVMQTLFHTTAIDGLAWLRIIGIGAVIYLLVEVEKSVFRIILKFRTPDLKI
- a CDS encoding universal stress protein, with protein sequence MKILVSVDYSVHAKEAIRFVKSMDWPKKSEIYLMHVIEMKDAPSIVPSGGPSSWDRVIAQARGQLITEAKFFLEQTKMDMLKESSLNIKNIVVEGLPGAEILQAVKDYQIDLVIIGTRGLSNVKRFLLGSTSDWVMREASCSVLLVREKLSHVMMGKTAAKIILATDGSAVALSTMQMLGLLKGKTPPKVTVTHVVGKPAFLEGWYWGKGKAEFKQLGEQLLEKAEKDGAAHLDEMSQRVERLGMKVDTVLTKGDPAEEIVKIAERSKAKLILVGSKGFAGGKPVPLGGVVRKIARYAPCSVLLTRPGRSGKKVDA
- the malQ gene encoding 4-alpha-glucanotransferase, yielding MVNLVRGSGILLHPTSLPEGWGIGDLGPATYQFVDFLKAAGQSWWQMLPLGPTGYGNSPYMCFSAFAGNPLLISPEKLVEDGFISASDARRPPPFPAERVDYPLVITQKHLIFEQAFEQFKANPPAEHRQAFLLFREKHASWLEDLSLFMSLKESYAGQAWTRWEKPLIVRDPKALQECSRRLRDNIDFHQFLQYLFFHQWSVLRQYAHARGVRIIGDLPIYIAHDSSDVWAHPDSFYLDDQCQPSVVAGVPPDYFSATGQRWGNPIYRWDVRAGSDYQWWIDRFRANLALVDKIRLDHFRGFEAYWEIPASEPHAIHGRWVKGPGGELFAAVKAALGDLPVIAEDLGVITPEVEALRDSCGFPGMRILQMAFGTDPKAHYYRPHHYTRNSIVYTATHDHNTTVGWFTAEPGKETTQSKEEIKEERVSVLRYLGTDGRDVHWDVIRLAMSSVAQLAMVPLQDVLGLGSGCRMNRPGTLKGNWEWRVHPGQLPENVGTRLRDLTDLFDRRPMTTQV
- a CDS encoding DUF2934 domain-containing protein, yielding MMIMIVTFHEEFRGKISAFLSEKGYEVCIPPHRQDVVPLVKEKSPLVVVLDMYVAEPNGLNVLKDLRAQHYHGGIVALAGTSVRSLMSQASQLGVDQVIGGFQGDGGAVNLDQVESAIKLALHSSIAKRAFELYEARGRTKGKDMDDWLEAERQIIHTVKTFSSGESQVKPAPESVSKKRPKKTQKHAP